The following nucleotide sequence is from Mucilaginibacter sp. cycad4.
CTTTCCGCTTTGGTAAGCATATTAATAAAATCTTGAAACAAAAATATACTAAAAAGTCTATTAAAAAATACTTTTTAGTATATTGTGTTCTTTATGATATGAAGATGACAATCAGCTCTATAACGCATTATCCACACAATTTAATTAGTTACTTAAATCTGACGGCAAATTTGATGGCATATTTTCCCCGTGTCCCTGGGTAATCCTTTATAATTTTTATGTGCTCTATATCTCATTTATTTTTAGCACCTGTTATACATTAACCAGGTTCACCGGGGCCGGTATATTACTAAGCGTATCATAAATATGCTTAATTGTAAACTGAGATTAGTAAATGGTCAATATTGTTTATTTCTGCCTTGCTTTTCCCACCTAAATTTAGCGCAACCAATTGTAGGCATTTCTCCACCATAAGTGCCCTTACCAAACAAACCTGCTGCTAATGTTAGATATTGACGTTAAAGATTTACTGTTAAAAATAGCTCATGATGATGATCTGGCATCTTTTCAAAAGATCTATTTTTTGTATTATGACAGGCTGTTAAAATTAGCCTGCTCTTTTGTGAAATTGACTGAAGTAGGCGAGGAGATAGTAGATGATGTTTTTGTAAAAGTATGGACAACCCGGGCCAAATTAACCAGCGTTAATAATTTAACGGTTTACTTGTATGTCGCCGTTAAAAACCAGTCGATCAACTATAATGCCGCTAATCGAATGACTTACATTGACTTTGAATCGGTTAATTTTGAGTTTAAGGATCACGGCAGCTCACCCGAGGATATAATGATCACTGATGAACTTGCAAAAATTATTGATCATGCGGTAGAGCATTTACCCGCAGAATGTAAAATGGTGTACAAACTTGTTAAAGAAGATAGGTTAAAATATCGGAAGGTAGCCGAGATCCTGAATAT
It contains:
- a CDS encoding RNA polymerase sigma-70 factor; translated protein: MLDIDVKDLLLKIAHDDDLASFQKIYFLYYDRLLKLACSFVKLTEVGEEIVDDVFVKVWTTRAKLTSVNNLTVYLYVAVKNQSINYNAANRMTYIDFESVNFEFKDHGSSPEDIMITDELAKIIDHAVEHLPAECKMVYKLVKEDRLKYRKVAEILNISVKTVEYHMGNALKTIAAAISASSGHHKKVFKKLSGIFLF